A window from Plodia interpunctella isolate USDA-ARS_2022_Savannah chromosome 2, ilPloInte3.2, whole genome shotgun sequence encodes these proteins:
- the Xpac gene encoding DNA repair protein complementing XP-A cells homolog isoform X1 has protein sequence MHAVTRWGSKPILFVFDGLKKFINPNLYSEHRNMMESVVAETAGGVELTAAQRARMERNRLRARALHDARLIKRPDKTQGSVVERVSSAAPMDSGGGFLLEPEEVTAAPAPAPRDAPLVHIADQPQCMDCERRFPQSFLFDTFDYELCDDCRDDEGSHSLITRTEAKTEFLLKDCDLDSRPPPLRCLRRRNPHAPRGDMRLYLRPQVEARALQVWGSEQRLQRERQARAEARARGRELQTTRRLRALRMDVRGSLYVRARAAHEHAFGPESYDADADEYKRTCSTCGFVQTYEKL, from the exons ATGCATGCTGTCACTCGCTGGGGTTCGAAACCGATACTTTTTGTTTTCGACGGGcttaaaaaattcataaatccTAATCTTTACTCAGAGCATCGA AACATGATGGAATCAGTAGTTGCGGAGACTGCGGGCGGGGTGGAGCTGACGGCCGCTCAGCGCGCGCGCATGGAGCGTAACAGGCTACGGGCGCGAGCACTTCATGACGCCAGACTTATTAAACGACCTGATAAGACACA AGGCAGTGTGGTGGAGAGAGTGAGTTCTGCAGCTCCCATGGACTCTGGCGGCGGTTTCTTGCTGGAGCCAGAGGAGGTGACGGCCGCCCCGGCGCCAGCGCCGCGCGACGCCCCGCTCGTGCACATCGCTGACCAGCCTCAGTGCATGGACTGCGAGCGTCGTTTTCCGCAGTCCTTCCTTTTCGACACTTTCGATTACGAATTGTGCGACGATTGCAG AGACGACGAGGGCTCCCACTCGTTGATCACCCGCACGGAAGCCAAGACAGAATTCCTGCTGAAGGATTGCGACTTGGACTCACGGCCGCCGCCGCTGCGATGCCTGCGGCGTCGCAACCCGCATGCGCCGCGCGGCGACATGCGGCTGTACCTGCGGCCGCAGGTGGAGGCGCGCGCGCTGCAGGTGTGGGGCTCGGAGCAGCGGCTGCAGCGCGAGCGGCAGGCGAGGGCGgaggcgcgcgcgcgcggccgcgAGCTGCAGACCACGCGGCGCCTGCGCGCGCTGCGCATGGACGTGCGCGGGTCTCTGTACGTGCGCGCTCGCGCCGCGCACGAGCACGCGTTCGGGCCGGAGAGCTACGACGCCGACGCCGACGAATACAAGCGCACCTGCTCCACATGCGGCTTCGTGCAGACTTACGAGAagctttga
- the Xpac gene encoding DNA repair protein complementing XP-A cells homolog isoform X2 yields MMESVVAETAGGVELTAAQRARMERNRLRARALHDARLIKRPDKTQGSVVERVSSAAPMDSGGGFLLEPEEVTAAPAPAPRDAPLVHIADQPQCMDCERRFPQSFLFDTFDYELCDDCRDDEGSHSLITRTEAKTEFLLKDCDLDSRPPPLRCLRRRNPHAPRGDMRLYLRPQVEARALQVWGSEQRLQRERQARAEARARGRELQTTRRLRALRMDVRGSLYVRARAAHEHAFGPESYDADADEYKRTCSTCGFVQTYEKL; encoded by the exons ATGATGGAATCAGTAGTTGCGGAGACTGCGGGCGGGGTGGAGCTGACGGCCGCTCAGCGCGCGCGCATGGAGCGTAACAGGCTACGGGCGCGAGCACTTCATGACGCCAGACTTATTAAACGACCTGATAAGACACA AGGCAGTGTGGTGGAGAGAGTGAGTTCTGCAGCTCCCATGGACTCTGGCGGCGGTTTCTTGCTGGAGCCAGAGGAGGTGACGGCCGCCCCGGCGCCAGCGCCGCGCGACGCCCCGCTCGTGCACATCGCTGACCAGCCTCAGTGCATGGACTGCGAGCGTCGTTTTCCGCAGTCCTTCCTTTTCGACACTTTCGATTACGAATTGTGCGACGATTGCAG AGACGACGAGGGCTCCCACTCGTTGATCACCCGCACGGAAGCCAAGACAGAATTCCTGCTGAAGGATTGCGACTTGGACTCACGGCCGCCGCCGCTGCGATGCCTGCGGCGTCGCAACCCGCATGCGCCGCGCGGCGACATGCGGCTGTACCTGCGGCCGCAGGTGGAGGCGCGCGCGCTGCAGGTGTGGGGCTCGGAGCAGCGGCTGCAGCGCGAGCGGCAGGCGAGGGCGgaggcgcgcgcgcgcggccgcgAGCTGCAGACCACGCGGCGCCTGCGCGCGCTGCGCATGGACGTGCGCGGGTCTCTGTACGTGCGCGCTCGCGCCGCGCACGAGCACGCGTTCGGGCCGGAGAGCTACGACGCCGACGCCGACGAATACAAGCGCACCTGCTCCACATGCGGCTTCGTGCAGACTTACGAGAagctttga